In Gossypium hirsutum isolate 1008001.06 chromosome D01, Gossypium_hirsutum_v2.1, whole genome shotgun sequence, the genomic window ACAGCCTAACTCTGAATCACAACATCATTTTTGGCCATATACTCATTCAACAAAGATTCAATAGAATTAGAAGATGATACTTGACCTTGTTAAGCATTTTGCCTCGACATAGGATGATTATAATCGAGTAGTGCATTGTGGATATTTTATCTTGCAACATTATGTGGATTCCCCACACTttgattattccaactaaatTTCAGATGTTGCTTCCACTCTagattgtaggtgttggaatagGGGTTATTATCCTAGCTAAAACTACCAATGTAGTATATAGATGCTGGatttgatgggcattcatcaaaaacatggtcTTCACCACAATAAACGCATGATAGTTCGACTGATTCCATCTCCTAAACTGTAGTTGGTCTCTTCATTGTTTTGATCATATTAGTTACAGATGCTACTTGAGTAGTCAATAAAATGATTGTATCAAGTTCCTTGGTGCCAATCGCTCTTCTACCAGTTCAAACTCGAGTGGTAGGATACTAATAATCATTGTTGAcaatcttttccaaaatctcatatgttttattataagaCTTATCCAATAGAGTACCATTGGTAGAAGCGTCAACTACCATCCTTGTATGCACATTCAGCCCATTATAGAATATCTCCATCTGAGTCTAGTGTTGAAATCCATGCATCGAGCATTTTTGAATTAAGTCTTTAAATCACTCTCAAGCTTCATATAGCGTTTCATCATCCAATTGCCAAAAAgatgtgatgtcatttctaagTTTGGCATTCATATTCGGAGGATTATACTTTAACAAAAATCTCTGGCAAAtatcattccatgatgccactgtTCCCAACGGTAAAGCATTCAACCATGCTCTTACATGATCTCTTAAAGAATATGAAAACAATTTAAGTCGCAGAGCATCTTCAGGAACACCCTGTTGTCTAAACAAGTCACAAACCTCTAGAAAAATGGTAAATGCAGTCTCGAATCTTTAGTAGGTAATCCATTAAACTGTCCTACTATTTGCAACATCTGAAACATTATCAGTTTTAGCTCAAACTACTGAGACTGTATTTATGGTCTGACTATCCCTGGATTCAGATCATCCAAAATTGGAACAACATGCTTTCCAATTGGTCTATCTCGATCATCTATCACCCTAAAAACAGGAGGATTAGCGTCCTGACCATTCAAATTATCATTGAGACCAGGATTATTCTCGTTCCTAGCCATTTTTCGCAATTCATTCTGCTTTCTTCGTAAAGTTCTCTCGAGCTTTGTGTCAAAAGGATACTCTTCGCTAGCAGGAATGCCTCTTCTCATGCACTGATGGCAAacctgtaaaaattaaattaaactaagttaGATAAAACTGAtggaattaagtaaaataacaaaaccaaatttcaccaaattctCGATCCCCAGAAACAACGCCAAAAATGTGTCGCATGTGAAATGATATCcgatttgtgcaagtatacatgtcgaattaagtaataaagtgatgagtgagtatcgttcccacaTGGATCAGATTGAGGCAAAAaaatggtcaagttattataataaaatgagaTTAATGTTATGGTAAAGCTATGGTACGTATACGGTGGCAATTAAAAGGAATAATGATGTATGCAATATGTGGAATTAATGAATACTTGGAAATGCTATGGCAATGCAAGAGTAAAAAATGTaatggaaattaaaaaaatgattatatgaataatatataattGAACAAATTAACAACTAAGGATGTGATGGCAAAGATACTACGGCAAGGGATAAGGGATATACGATGTTGATATGGAAGGTTGAAATTTCTAAGAATCTACCTTTACTGTCAGAAATGCCTTGGAAAAATCGTAATCACTCTACTGCTCAGAAAAGTTCTAAAGTGGTCTGCTTCTTTCGAAAGCAAAAACCTCAAGTTGCTTTGTCtatgtctataggcctttaaTATGGTGCCCTGCACTGTTTCCTTCTATATGAACAccgctctatgtctagagtctactacaaTTATCTATCGAGTacttactcatatcattcaattcggTCTAATTACTCTAACCTTTTCAGAACTAAGGCATGCCGAACAATCatctatgtctagggattgcacgcatacaatttagaaataaaaacaattgaatgaaatagtaaattgattttgatatatgcttcaaccattaaagaaaataaaagttttatcatgtaatcccaaccctatgagatttagttcatgggttgtcacataaaattcaaaaccaaaataacatcCAACACTATTTTCATTATTCAATTCATGGAAGAACAAAGTAAGAAATATGGAAGACTTTAAGAAGACAGCTTTCACGTGTCCAATTCATACTCTAGTAGCACATTGTCCTGTAATGGCTTAGAAGGACTGCTTTCGTCTTCCTCTTTCCGTCTCTACTCAGCCGCTACCCTCTATTTTTGCTTAAggatcttttcctttttatttgtcTTTTTAAGTTTCCTCCTTTTGCTTTTTATATGCTTTTTCCTTAGGGTAAATCCAATAACCCGtgtttatcttctcctctttttaaattcttttttcaacaactcaagattatcttctcctctttttaaatTCCTTTTTCTAGGATAAAACCCAACATCCcaagattatcttctcctcttttttaggCAGATTTTTTTGGTACGAGTAAGTTGGGCTGAAACTTGCATTCGTTGAATGTTGACTCGGTCTTCGTGGAATTGCCACAACATCCATGTTGACAAACTGTCCAACTTTTTTCCCTgacaaaccttcactcctttatttcttgtTTCTCAACCTGCACCTGCCAAACCACCAAATACAACCCTACTAGATgcaattaaaagtaacatataataacatttaagcacaATCCAATCTTCTTAATGTAATGCAATGAAAATTACGAATGGAATGTCctaaaatgaaactaaatttACTGAAGTACAGACAATTAGTTAGGTCTAAAGACATGAAattaactcttttcaagagttatcattaTGCAtacctaatttttcttttaacttattatttattagtaaGCTTACATGTGCTCTCAACTATTGTGTCTTATTCTTTCCTAATCGTCGTCACTTTTAGGATCTTATGATGAAGTAAATTATTGGTAGAAGCCGTGAGCTTGGAGGTCTTTATTTTCTTGATACACATATTCAGAGAGCTGTTGCTTGTTCTAGTATGGATTCTCCCTTTGAGGTATATTGCTAGTTGGGTCAACCTTCATTGTCATCCTAGACGAAGTTGTGTCCTCATTCTCAAAGTTTGTTATGATTGGGTTATGAGTCATTTCAATTTGCTCAAGATCACTATTTACCCTTTGTTCGTAGAACTAATGAAAGAGTCATTGTTTCCTTTTGAATTAGTCCATTCTGATGTTTCGGGTCTAAGTCCTATTACTTTAAAGTCtagttttgttattttgtttcttttgtggACGATTATTTATGCGTAACTTGGttatatttaatgaaaaatcattcTGAGTTATTCTTTATTTCTGTGCCTTTTGTGCTaaaataaaaactcaatttaatgTTTGTGTTCGTATTTTGCAAAGGGATATTTTCCAATACTTTCAACTTATATATGACTTAGAATGGTATTATTCATCAATCATCTTATGTTAGTACTCCTTTCTAAAATAGTGTAGttgaaagaaaaaacaaacaCTTTCTTAAAGTAGACAAACACTTTCTTAAAGTAGCCAAAGCCCTTCTTTTTCAATTGAGCGTTCCTAAATGTTTTTAGGATGATTCCATCTTATCAGCCTCTTCTCTTATTAATCATATGCCACCTTCTGTACTTAAACGGTGACATTCCTTACTATATCCTCTTTccttcaaaatttttgttttctattGAGCCTAAAATATTTTGTAGCAGTTGCTTTGTTCGTGATGTTCATCCGTAAGTAACAAAATTAGACCCAAAGTCTCTTAAACGTGTGTCTCTTGGAAGATAAAAACATTCATTTACTCAAGATTCGTATTCATTTATCTTTTCCCATTTACCACTATTAattcatttatattatattttgtaatttttattattatgttttgtcaagttaaaaaaaaaattaccttctgtatttttttttctaaatttcttgTCATTTTTCTTTTAGTTTGTAACAAAATTATACTCTGTAAATATGTAGTAAGAATagtttataatatgaaaaataatatgaataacatttaataatttttatataatatattaggagttttaaaattatttatatgcttaatgtaatattaatatttatttgataatttataagTAATGTTATTGTGagtatttaaaattgatatgaaactttaaatattatttttaactaattactttctgaaatattaatattaaaagcTAACAgtttaatgataaaaattaaaatattaataattaaaatttatgtcaATGTTTCTATTTaaatagatataaattaaaatttaaataaattattatattaatataaatcatatcattacaatattttttagattgaaaaatatatttcatgtaattaatattaaaaaataaaattaattttattactaaaatattaatatttgaaataataatattacaaatcaatattttaatattgtactaataattttattatttaaaattcaataataatttagtatttatgtctatattcttatatgaatagaaatcaaaagaacaaTCAAATGATAAgttacatttttcttttattcattcaaacataaaaaaatgggcaaattacacataaaagccctattttttttaaaatttaccgaaatgggcatgatattttattatttaccggaatgggccattttccccgaaatcgcgtccacgtcagcgcgatgtcaggggatgtgtcagcaaatcgcgtccacgtcagtgcgatTACTTACGTGGCAACAAATAGCGTCCACGtaagcgcgatttgctgacgtggaagcaAATCGCGCTTACGTGGATGCGATTTATGCCGCACGTGAACAGTACCCACCGGTCAAAAAATTGAccgtttatgttttttagcttggaaagctTTGAAAGGCCaaaacttttggctcggttgtccgattgagacgatttttttatttcggataacttttcgagatctacgcgctgacaaactGCAGAAGGCGGTTTGCCGTagttttcgtcgaaaaagatcTTTTTTTacctctaaattttgattttttcggtttaaaattgaattttgaaacattcaaatcattattttccttatttatttgaagtaaacaccggattttttttacagaattgttgtattattttttctaatttgacacgtgtatggaataggtccgataaatcgttagaacgtaagtaatataattaagataataacagtatttttataatatgtcaattaattagtttagcttagttggttaaaatgcttactcttttcccttagtaccttggttcaaatcttattggtaataattttgaatcttttttgtacttgttgcatttatttttttaatcaattaactcttcaatattacattaatatatattattagtacaatagTATAGACGAATTGACAATTTGAGCTacaatattatgaatattaaCTACAATGCATAATTTGAGCTACATATTACAGTAATACATATTGAGGCAAAATACTaaaaaaagccctattttttaaaaatttaccgaaatgggcccggtattttattatttaccggaattggccattttccccgaaatcgcgtccacgtcagcgcgatgtgtcagcaaatcgcgtcctcgtaggcgcgatttgtgtccacgtaagcaaagcgcTCTTACATGGACGCGATTTCGGGGAAAATGACCCAtttcgataaataataaaataccaggcccatttcggtaaattttaaaaaaaaaggactttttttggtattttgcccaaaaaaatcatttaattattttttcatatttccgaaaatatattaaaaataagtgaaaataaaaataacataaagttattaaaaaaatatgaaaaagaatatttttcttctcaaatttcatttctttcattttcccTCCTTTAACCCTTTCCCTCTTCGCAACTTTCCCTCATCCTTCTCTCCAACCCTCACTTTCTCTTTTTTCGAAGTGAATTTCTACgctcccctctctctctctctggtTTCCTCTCTCTTTCTCTATACCGTATACCTCAATGTCCGGTGTGGCTCGAGCCTCCGCTTGCCCCACGTCGCCGCAGCCTCCTCCTTCTATGACTGCCGTCTCCGCACCAGCACCGTCGGCTCCTTCGATTGTTCCGCCGATACGCCGCCACCTGGCTTTCGCCTCGATGAAGCCGCCATTTGTTCATCCGGATGATTATCATAGATTTTCCTctaataatagtaacaataattTAACCACCGGTAACAATACTCGTGGAATCATCGCCGATCAAGAAGTTGAAGCGATTGTTGTGAGATCTCCAgtgagtttttttttgtaattttcaataaatgtttttcacattttttccttaaaaaatggTGGTTATGTCGTGGTTAGTCAACTGtcaatatgttttttatttaacgATAATTTTACTCTCATTTAACATATATCGTTATATTTTGTTCGATTGCAACTTTTATTGACAATTGATAATCTCCAGTTTAGTTGTTCACTTAGTGGAGTTGAAATTATCAGTATCATTAGCATTATTTGACTCTGCAGTGAAATTGTTATGCTTGTACTTTAATTCGTGATTTTTTTCGCAGTGCATTTATGTTTTTGATGATGTATTTGATGGTATAATGGGCTTTGGGCTGAATAAAGTGCTTCTTTGCTGAACTAAGTTGAAATTTAACAATGCTGGCATCATCCAATGGCTGAAACTTGATGGCTTATGCACTTTCATGCTCTGAGAAACTAGTTTTTAGCACTATAACTTTTGACCGACATGATGAAAGTGAATATCTAGCTATTGGGTTTTTGTTTGTAATGTTTTGGATTTCAGACGTAATTGCAATTGGTAGCATATTAGTTTCATGTAATAAACTTGCTATACTCGGAGAGGAAGAAGATGCATGTGCTGCATTGTTGGTTTAGAACAGATTATTAGATGCCGTGCCCTATGTGAAGAAAGCTTGAAGTCTGTAAATTCTTTGGATGTTGCTGCTTTGATGGTTATTTGATAAATGATTCGGTTGACATTGTTATGACTCTGGCTGCATAATTCCCCCCTACAAATGATGATTGCTAATCTGTTTCAAAACCTATGTTCATATATGAAGTATTCTTTTCACTTATTGTCCTCCACCTAATAACAAGTGAATCATTATTGTTTGTACATACTTGATTGTTTCATGGCATTGATCACCATGAGTTTAGGCTTTGTAAAAGCCTTTGCATCAATTAGTCAAGTAATTCTGATGGTTTTTATGGTTAACACTTAACAGTAACTCTTCTTATGTATTTTATCATATAGTTGCATTTGTTAGACTTAGTCTCTTCACCCCCTCCCCTTCAAATTAATCAACTATTAGTTTAAGCATAGCCATAATAACTTCTGAGGTGAACTTGTATTTCTTCCTGCCATTAGCAACACTTTGAAACACCACTGGTTTTTCTCAGAAATTAAAAAGGAAGAGTACAACGGTGAACAAGGAAGTTGAATCTAGCCAATGGACAACCAGTCCAAGAGTTACCAGCACAGCCAATAGTCCGTTCCAGACACCTGTCTCTGCTAAAGGAGGAAGGATAAATAATAGATCAAAGGCCTCCAAGGCCAATAAGTCTGCTCTTCAAACACCTGTGTCAAATGCTAGTGAGAAACTTTTTTGCTCATTTATCCACTTTTTTATCTCATTATTTAATTGTCTGCTATGAACTTAGTTATTAGAAAGAAACTTATGTTTCAGTCCAAAGCGTATATACCAATTTAATTACTGTATCATCACTATCAGTAGTCTAATGTGCCAAGAAAGAGAGATTTTTATATGGAGAGGAACGACTGATATTATGTATGGTAATGGGCAGGCTCTCCAGCTCCTCTTACTCCTGCTGGCAGCTGCCGTTATGACAGTTCTTTAGGTAACCTTAATAAtgcttttttctttaaaaaaaattaagcaatgGGTATTTGTATTTCCTAGAGCTTTTATGCATGGTGAGCACAGTACTAATGTGGTTGAAATTTTTAGGTTTCTTGACAAAAAAGTTCATCAACCTAATAAAGCATGCTGAAGATGGTATCCTTGACCTAAATAAGGCCGCAGAAACACTGGAGGTAATGATAAACATTTAACGGAGCTTATGTACCATTGGATGTTTTGTCATATTATTGAAAtggctcttttatttattttttctttttcccctctATATGTTGCAACAGGTGCAAAAGAGGAGGATATATGACATAACGAATGTTTTGGAAGGCATTGGTCTTATTGAAAAGAAGCTGAAAAACAAAATACGTTGGAAGTaattattaatgattttaaatgttttcaagaatttgttgttttaatttGGTTTGTCATTCTGGTTAACCTTCAATGAATGTGAGACTCATttgaggattaaatcaaaatttattaggGGTGTTGACGATTCAAGGCCAGAAGCGGATGGTGATGTCTCTTTATTACAGGTATTAGGAAGTAATATTGGTTTTGTTTTATCTTGCCCAGGCAACTAATCTTCCTGTTATTGTGCATAAGAGTGtgtttctatttctttattttggtttatagctTTCAAGAGAATGTTCCACCATCGATGGTTGATCAATTTGTACATATGATCTTACTTACTCTTCTGTATGCAGGCAGAAATTGAAAACCTTACCATGAAAGAGCACACTTTAGATGATCAAATAAGGTTATGCACTGCTTATTCTCTTTTTGAAGTAGTAACTCTTACTGTCTCAAACCTGTTTAGGATTGCTGATGCTTCTAAAATATTACAGAGAAATGCAGGAAAGATTGAGGGATTTGAGTGAGAATGAGAACAATCAGAGGTAAGAATATTGTCCCCCCTGCCTTGTACCAGGGCCCAGTTAAGTGCTGTTAACTGCTGATTCTTTGCAAATGATGATACATTTacccgttttcatttttttttcaggTGGCTTTTTGTAACTGAAGAAGACATCAAGGGTCTACCTTGTTTTCGGGTCTGTTTATTCCAtgtttctttaaatttatttctcTGCAATCATCTTCTGCACTTGAACTGATCTCTATTTTACTATGCTAAATTTTCCATGTTGCTTTTGGCAGAATGAAACCCTGATAGCAATTAAAGCTCCACATGGAACAACTCTGGAAGTACCTGATCCTGATGAAGTAAGCTGATGGCTAGAGCATTCTAATGAGTTAGGACCATTTTCTACTCTAATGTTTTGAATGCATAATTGCCTTTCTTCTCCATATTCTAGGCTGTTGACTACCCACAAAGGAGATACAGGATGATCCTTAGAAGCACAATGGGTTCCATTGATGTTTATCTAGTCAGGTATTGCTCCCTTCTTTTGTATATGCTAAACTATTTAGCTGTCCATGATTATGTacaatctttcttttgaaattaaTCTAAGTGATGATGAACAACAAAGGTTCTTGTTTTGACATCCTTCTCTTTTGTCTTTCTTTTCAAATTGTTGGTTTTCTTCAGCCAATTCGAGAAGTTTGAAGAGGTGAATGGTGTTGAGCCACCTGCAAGTGTCTCACTTGCTTCAAGCTCTGGCTCTAATGAAAACCAAGTTGAGTTGGTCAATGTTGAGAGAACCAGAAAGGAAATTGAACCGCAGGCAGtacaaactcatcaaatggactGTGATGTTAATGCTTCACAGGAGTCTGTTGGAGGAATGATGAGAATTGTTCCTTCGGATATTGATGTAAGTACTGCATCTTTTACCAATTATTTCTGTAGCAAGCTTTATAGAGAATGGATATATGAACTATAATTAATGGCAAAAGGTATTTATAAATTTAGGTAGTGTGGAATTAAAACTCATTTAGAACATTGGTCATTACCCCTCTTTATGAGAGTAGCACCTAAGATCAATTTCCTTTTCCTCCATGCACCAAAATTggaggaaaaaaaagaatgaaaagaaaagaaaatgaaatgaaattaaaatattacacgCTGGTCCATATTTTTATGGTTAAATATGTAATTTCGTTTTGCCAGTAGTCGGATATGTAAATTGATTatcacttttcttttcttgtttttagAATGATGCAGATTATTGGCTTCTATCAGATGCTGACGTTAGCATTACAGATATGTGGAAGACAGACTGTATCCTTGTAGAAATTTTATAGCTCTTCAATATGCTTGACCCCCAAAGGAGGGAAAAAGCACTTGCTCAAACTCGTTTTCTTTTCCAAATCAATATACTTTAATAGCACAATAAGTGGATGTCTAATCCTTAACTCCAAGAATTGCAGGTGTCGAATGGAGTGGGGTAGATATACTGGATGCTAACTTTGGAATGGCTGATATCAGTACCCCAAGGCCACAATCCCCTCCATCCAGGATGGTTGAAGTGCCATCTCCTGCTTTTAACTCTACTCATAGGTAAAATTAGTTTTCTGACCAAGTACTGAAAACAATATCCTATCTTAAATTTACATGGATCACTGGATAAAAATGTGGTTGGTAACTTGGGGTGAAGGATAATGCAATTTAGCGTGGTTGAGCAAATTATGGGTTAGTTGCACAAATACAAGTGTTGCACACTGGATGTCCGGGCTAGATGAGTGTTGAAGATGGAATAAAAGCAATGGACAATACCGGGACAATGATACAGTTGATACTGTCCATCAAAGCTGATTATATGTGCATTAATGCCCCTTTGTTGATCTGAGCTGCTTAGTTAATCAGTTTGAAATATTGAAGCAGCCATACCAAGTGTAGATGTGTAGAATTGCTGCATTTCGATGACAATCATTGATGATGAGGTTTCATTTTACCTGTAGAAAGTGacttctaaaaaatattttattctgaTAATATTGgtaaaaaactttttattttgagtaTTATTGAACATAAACATTTAAGGTTGAGTTAAATAGCAATTTCTACTTGAGTTGTGCTTTGCGCATGGCTGTCAACGTTTTTCAAAGAAGTATTTTCTTAGATGTTAATATTTGCATAACAAACGGAAGCTAAGCTGTGATACTTATTGggaaatg contains:
- the LOC107949449 gene encoding transcription factor E2FA isoform X2, translated to MSGVARASACPTSPQPPPSMTAVSAPAPSAPSIVPPIRRHLAFASMKPPFVHPDDYHRFSSNNSNNNLTTGNNTRGIIADQEVEAIVVRSPKLKRKSTTVNKEVESSQWTTSPRVTSTANSPFQTPVSAKGGRINNRSKASKANKSALQTPVSNASSPAPLTPAGSCRYDSSLGFLTKKFINLIKHAEDGILDLNKAAETLEVQKRRIYDITNVLEGIGLIEKKLKNKIRWKGVDDSRPEADGDVSLLQAEIENLTMKEHTLDDQIREMQERLRDLSENENNQRWLFVTEEDIKGLPCFRNETLIAIKAPHGTTLEVPDPDEAVDYPQRRYRMILRSTMGSIDVYLVSQFEKFEEVNGVEPPASVSLASSSGSNENQVELVNVERTRKEIEPQAVQTHQMDCDVNASQESVGGMMRIVPSDIDNDADYWLLSDADVSITDMWKTDCVEWSGVDILDANFGMADISTPRPQSPPSRMVEVPSPAFNSTHRGCWV
- the LOC107949449 gene encoding transcription factor E2FA isoform X1; this encodes MSGVARASACPTSPQPPPSMTAVSAPAPSAPSIVPPIRRHLAFASMKPPFVHPDDYHRFSSNNSNNNLTTGNNTRGIIADQEVEAIVVRSPKLKRKSTTVNKEVESSQWTTSPRVTSTANSPFQTPVSAKGGRINNRSKASKANKSALQTPVSNASSPAPLTPAGSCRYDSSLGFLTKKFINLIKHAEDGILDLNKAAETLEVQKRRIYDITNVLEGIGLIEKKLKNKIRWKGVDDSRPEADGDVSLLQAEIENLTMKEHTLDDQIREMQERLRDLSENENNQRWLFVTEEDIKGLPCFRNETLIAIKAPHGTTLEVPDPDEAVDYPQRRYRMILRSTMGSIDVYLVSQFEKFEEVNGVEPPASVSLASSSGSNENQVELVNVERTRKEIEPQAVQTHQMDCDVNASQESVGGMMRIVPSDIDNDADYWLLSDADVSITDMWKTDCVEWSGVDILDANFGMADISTPRPQSPPSRMVEVPSPAFNSTHRIMQFSVVEQIMG